The segment AGGCCGATCAGGCCGAACCATGCATTGCCCAGCATGGCATGCGAATTGATATCCATTACAAACTCCTTGATTGGTAGCGGCGCATTTCAATACCCCGCGGCATGGGCGGTGTCCGGCAGCGGCAGCGCCACGTCCGGGCCTTGTTGCAGCCATTTCTTGGCAAACACAAAGAAAGTGACGAACAGCACGATGTAAAACACGCAGAACATCAGCATGCTGCCGGCCACGGCATGGGCGGCCACGTCGGAGACGGCGTCGCGCGTGCGCAGCAAGCCGTACACGACCCACGGCTGGCGTCCCACTTCGCGCACGATCCAGCCGCACTCGACGGCGATGTAGGGCAGCGGTATCGTCAGCACCCAGGCCAGCAGCAGCTTGCGCTGGCGCACGAACTCCTGCACCCGCCCGCCCACCTTGCGCCAGGCCACGAAGGTCCAGAACGACAGCAGCACGAACCACATGCCGATGCCGGCCATGGCGCGAAACGCGTAGTACAGCAGCGGCAGCATGGGCGGCTGGTCTTCGCGGGCGATGTCGGCCAGGCCCGTGATCTTGCCCGTGGCGCTATGCGTGGCGATCACGCTGAGCATGCCGGGCACTTCGATGGACCAGTCATTCTTCTGCTCCGCCTGGTTGGGCCAGGCCAGCAGGGACCAGGCCGCGCCTTCGCCATCGCGGTTCATGTGCCAGTGGCCTTCGATGGCCGCGCCCTTGGCGGGCTGGGTCTTGAAGACGTCGACGCCGCTCGAATCGCCGAGCCAGACTTGCAACGGCGCGATGACCAGCAGCAACATCAGCGCCAGCTTGAACGAGCGGGCGAAGAAGGCCGGTTCGCGGCGCTTGAACATATACCAGGCGGAAATGCCGGCGATGACGAACAAGCCCGTTTCCACGGCGGCCACCCACATGTGGCCCACGGCCCAGGCCATGTCGGGATTGAAGATGGCGGCCACGTAATCGGTGACGATGATCTTGCCGTCGAGCACGCGCACGCCGGCCGGCGTCTGCATCCAGGAATTGGCGACCATGATCCAGAACGAGGAAATGCTGGAACCGAGCGCCACCATGCCGGTGGCAAACAGGTGCACGCCCTTCGGTACGCGGCCCCAGCCGAACATCATGACGCCGATGAAGCCCGCTTCCAGCATGAAGGCCATGGCGCCTTCGAAGCCGAGGATGTTGCCGATGAACTGCCCCGAATGGTGCGAGAACGGCGCCCAGTTGGTGCCGAACTGGAATTCCAGGGGAATCCCGCTGACGACGCCGACGGCAAAGTTCAGCACCAGCAGCTTGCTCCAGAAGCGCGCGTGGCGGTAGTAGACGGGGTCGCTGGTACGCAGCCACAGCGCCTCGACAACAAACAGGAACAGCGACAGGCTGATCGTCAATATGGGCCACAGGATGTGGAAGATGGCCGTCATCGCAAATTGCGCGCGCGACAGGTCCAGGGTATCGAAACCGAACATGGCGTTCTCCTGATCAACTGAGGGCGGCCGAAGGCGACAGCAGCACGGGGATGGATTTGAAGGTCGGCGTGCGCGAACCTTCGCCCACGCTGTCGAGGGGCACCAGCGGATTGGTTTCCGGGTAGTAGGCGCCGATGCAGCCGCGCGGAATGTCGTACTCGACCAGCAGGAAGCGGTCGGCGCGGCGTTCGATGCCGTCATGCCACACGCCGATCAGGTCGACCCAGTCGCCGGCCGCAAAGCCCAGCATGGCCAGGTCGTCCTTGTTGATGAAAACGACCCGGCGCTGGCCGAACACGCCGCGGTAGCGGTCGTCCATGGCGTAGATCGTCGTGTTGTACTGGTCGTGCGAACGCGTCGTCATCAGCACCATCAGGCGCTCGCCATATTGCTGGCGTGCACGGTGGATCGGCGTGTCCAGTTCGATGGCGTTGACGAGGAATTGCGCCTTGCCGCTGTCCGTCTTCCATACCCGTTCACGCGAGGCGATTTTTAGGTGGAAACCTCCCGGTTTGGCCACGCGCAAGTTGTAGTCGAAAAAGTCTTCAAAAACTTGTTCGATGGAATCGCGCAGCCGCGCATAGTTGCCGGCATAGCGCAGCCAGTCGATCTTTTCGCTACCGATGGTCGCCTGCGCCATGCCGGCCACGATGGCGATTTCCGAACGCAAGTTGGGCGAAGCGGGCTGGTTCATGCCGAACGAGATATGCACCATGCTCATCGAATCTTCCACCGTCACGCCTTGCGCCACGCCTTCCTGCACGTCGATTTCCGTGCGGCCCAGGGTGGGCAGGATCAGCGCATCCTTGCCGTGCACGAGGTGGCTGCGGTTGAGCTTGGTGGAGATGTGCACGGTCAGGTCGCACGAACGCAGCGCGTCCCACGTGCGCGGCGTATCCGGCGTGGCCATCGAGAAATTGCCACCGAGCGCCACAAACACCTTGACCTTTTTTTCCAGCATGGCGGCGATGGTGCCGACGGCGTCGTAGCCGTGGTGGCGCGGCGGCTCGAAATTGAAGACGAGGCCCAGGCGGTCGAGGAATTCCTTGGTCGGCTGTTCCTCGATGCCCATGGTGCGGTCGCCCTGCACGTTCGAGTGGCCGCGCACGGGGCACAGGCCCGCGCCGCGCTTGCCGATATTGCCGCGCATCATCATCAAGTTCGACAGGATTTGCACGGTGGCCAGCGAATTCTTGTGCTGCGTCACGCCCATGCCCCAGGTGGCGATGACGGCCTTGCCCTTCACGTAGATCTGCGTGAGTTCCTCGATCTTGTCGCGCGCCACGCCCGATTCGGCCAGCAGCAAGTCCCAGTTTTCCGCGCGCAGGTCGGCCGCGAAGGCGTCGAAGCCCGTCGTGTGTTCGGCGATGAAGGCGCAGTCGAGCACGCGCTCCTGGCCGTGGGCGATGGCCTCGTCATCGAGCTCGACGACGCGCTTGGCCATGGCCTTGATCAGCGCGAAGTCGCCGCCCAGGGTGGGGCAGATGAACAGCGAACAGATGTTCGTGCTGCCGCCCGTCAGCATTTCCAGCGGGTGCTGCGGGCTCGTAAAACGCTCGAGGCCCCGTTCGTGCAATGGGTTGATGGAAACAATGGTGGCGCCGCGGCGCGATGCTTCGCGCAATTCGCCCAGCATGCGCGGATGGTTGGTGGCGGGATTCTGGCCGAACAGCAGCAGGGTGTCCGCATGTTCGAAGTCGTCCAGCAGCACCGTGCCCTTGCCGATGCCCACCGTTTCCGGCAAGCCGCGGCTCGTCGCTTCGTGGCACAGGTTGGAACAGTCGGGGAAGTTGTTCGTTCCGTAGGCGCGCACGAACAGCTGGTACAGGAAGGCCGCTTCGTTGCTGGCGCGGCCCGACGTGTAGAAGGCGGCCTGGTTCGGGTCGTCCAGCGCGTGCAGGTGGTGCGCCACGAGGGCGAACGCATCGTCCCAGGAAATGGCCTGGTATTTGTCGCTGGCGGCGTCGTACACCATGGGGTCCGTCAAACGGCCATGTTGCTCCAGATCATAGTCCGACTGTTCCATCAATTCGGTGACCGTGTGCTCCTGGAAAAACTCGGGACGCACGCGCTTGCTCGTCGATTCGGCGGCCACGGCCTTGACACCGTTTTCACAGAACTCGAACGTCGACGCGTGTTCGCGGTCGGGCCAGGCGCAGCCCGGGCAGTCGAAACCGTCGGGCTGGTTTTGCTCGAACAGCGAGCGGTAATTGCCCGCGCTGACTTTTTCCTTGAACAGGTTGATGGCCACGTACTTGAGGGCACCCCAGCCGGCCGCGGCATGGGTGTAGGGCGCGATGCGCGCGTCGGACTTTGGCTTGCTCATGATGACTCTCCTGGTGATGTGCGATGGGACAATCACATGGTAGGGGCGGCGGCTTGCCCCGTAGGCGCACAGTTCCGGACAAAAATACAGAGTACAGATGGCAAGACGACGATGCCGGCCGCGCCGGCGCCGGCCGTGATTTATGATGCGGGCAAGGAGAAAGAACATGCACAAGGAAGACAAGGAAGAAGGAATCGACGCGGCGCTGATCGCGCTGCTGGCGCTGCTGTGGGAAGCGCGGCGGGAGGCGCCTGAAAAACCGTGGTCGCTGGCCAAGCTGGCCAAGCGGGCGGGAATACAGATGAGCACCTTGCTGCGCCAGCTCAATGCGCTGTCCAGCGCGGGACTGGTGACAGTTGCCACGGCGGAGAGCGGCGGCGGCAGCGCTTCGCTGAGTACGGCGGGCGCCGAGCTGTGCGCCAGCGTGTTCGCGCCGCCGGCAGCGGATTAGCGTGCGTCTGTACTCTATCGGCTGGCGCCGGACTGTACCTCACTGAGTGCCTGCATTCGTCCTATGCTACTTCCAGACGAATGCACATCAAGGGGAAGCACAATGAACACCATCAGGTATCCGCAGCCAGACGAGAGTGAACCATGCGTGGACATGCTGGGCCGCCCCCTGACGGACTTGCGCATTTCCGTCATCGACCAGTGCAACTTCCGCTGCACCTATTGCATGCCGGCCGAGCTGTACCCGAGCGACTATCCATTCCTGCCATCGAGCGAGCGCCTGTCCTTCGAGCAGATTGAAACCATGGCGCGCGCCTTCGTGCGCCTCGGCGTCGATAAAATCCGCATCACGGGCGGCGAGCCGCTGCTGCGCAAGAACCTCGAGCAGCTGATCGAGACGCTGGCGCGGCTCACCACGCCGGACGGGCGCGCCGTAAGCATCGCGTTGACGACGAATGGCAGCTTGCTGGCGGCCAAGGCGCGCTCGCTGAAGGATGCGGGCCTGGACCGGGTCACCGTCAGCCTCGACAGCCTGGACAACGGTATTTTCCAGCGCATGAATGGCGTCGACTTTCCCGTCGAGAAAGTGCTGCACGGCATAGCGGTAGCGCAAGCCGTGGGCTTGAACCCCGTGAAGGTCAACATGGTGGTGCAGAAAGGCGTCAACGATAGCCAGATCGTGCCGCTGGCGCGCCACTTCCGCCATACGGGCGTGAACTTGCGCCTGATCGAATTCATGGATGTGGGCGGCATCGGCGCCTGGTCGCGCACGCACATCGTCACGTCCGAGGCGGCACGCGCGCTGATCGCGGCCGAATTCCCCCTCGAGTCGCTGGGGAACGGCAAGCCCATGTCGCATGAAACGGCCAGCCGTTACCGCTATCTTGATGGCGGCGGCGAAGTAGGCTTCATTTCCAGCGTGTCCCAGCCGTTCTGCGGCGACTGCAGTCGGGTGCGCGTGTCGTCCGATGGCAAGCTGTTTACTTGTTTGTTCGCCCAGGACGGCCTCGACCTGCGGCCCCTGCTTGACTCCGCGCAAGGGTTGGAAACCGCGCTGCGCCAGCACTGGCAGCGCCGTGGCGACCGCTACTCGGAAGTGCGCGGCGCACTGGCCCAGCTTGGCGGGCGCAAGCAGTATCCCACCGTGCGCATGTCGCTGGTGGGCGGGTGAACAGTCTACAAAAACTCGGTGATGAGTTTGCCGAGCAGGATGATGGCCTGTTCCACGCCCACGCTCCACGGATAGCTGTAGTTGAGGCGGATGCAATGCCTGTAGGCCTGGCTGACGGAAAACATGCGTCCCGGGCCCACCGTGATCTTGCATTCCAGCGCGCGCCGGTACAGTTGCATGGAGTCTATGTCGCCGGGCAATTCCACCCACAGCACGTAGCCGCCCTGCGGGTGCGAGATTTTCGTCCCGGCAGGAAAGAAGCGCAGCACGGCGGCGGCCATGATGCGCGCCTGCTGGGCATAGGCTTTGCGGGTGCGGCGCAGATGCTGTTCGTAGCCATCGTTTTGCAGATATTCGGCAATCGCCAGCTGCGGGAACGAGGACGTGGCCAGGGTGTTGAGGAATTTGAGTTCCTCGACCCTGCCCCGGTAGCGTCCGGCCAGGGCCCAGCCCACGCGCTGCGCGGAACTGAGGCTCTTGGAAAACGAGGAGCAGTGCAGCACCATGCCTTTGCGGTCCCAGGATTTGAGCGAGGACGGGTGGGCGTCGCCGTAATACAGTTCGTTGTAGACGCCGTTTTCGATGGCGGGTACGTCGTGCTGCTCCAGCAACTGGACCAGGGCGCGCTTGCGCTGGTCGGACATCTGGAAGCCCAGCGGATTCTGGAAGTTCGGCATCACCATGACGGCGGCGATCGGTTGCCGGGCCATGATGTCGGCCAGCGCTTCGATGCTGATGCCGTCGTACGGATCGGTGGATACTTCCACCACCTTCATGCCCAGCCGTTCGACGGCCATCAGCATGGCATAGAAGGTGGGCGACTCGACGGCGATGGTGTCACCCGGCTTGGCCACGGCTTGCAGGCACAGGTTGATCGCTTCCGTGGCGCCCACGGTGACGATGATTTCGTCGGGATCGACGGCCAGGCCGTTTTCCATGTAGCGGCGGGCGATTTCGCGGATCAGTTGCGGGTTGCCCGGCGGCAGGTCGTCCGTCACGTTCCACGCGCGGTTGCGGCGCGCCACGGCGCCCGCATACTGGTTGATGCGTTCCCAGGGAAACAGAGACGGGTCGGGGTAAGGCGAGCCCAGCGGGATGGCGTCGTGCAAGCCGATCGAGCGCAAGGTCGACAGCACCAGGCGGCTGACGTGCACTTCCGCCGGCACGGTACTGGGCTGCGACGCCTGCATGCACAGGTCGGTGGCCCGCGCATCGCCGGCGCGGGCGCGCACGAAGTAGCCGGACTGGGGCCGGCTTTCGATCACGCCCATGCTTTCCAGCTTGACGTAGGCGCGCAGCACCGTGGTGATGCTCAGCTTGTGCTGCTGGCTGGTCTGGCGCACGGAGGGTATGCGTTCGCCCGGCAGGAGCACACCCTTGGCCACCAGTTGCTCGATGTCGCCGACGAGCTTTTCATACAGTTTCATGCAATGGTATCCATTCTTTGATTCTTGCTCTACGTCATTGCATTATCGTCCAATTCATGAAGGCGGTACGGCTGCGGTCACCGCATATTGTCGAAATGAAACTTTCATTCGACAGTTCTGGTTTAATATCTACTTAGCAAATAAAAAGGAATATTGGTCATGGCAATTCCACAAAGCATGCTGTCTGTCGTCGCGCGCGACGAAGTGCATTTGCAGTTCAATGTGAAGGCCGGTGTCGACCTGCGGCAGTTGTTCAAGTTGCTGGGCAAGCTGTGGGAATCCGAAGTCACGGGCATCCTCGACCCCACCCTGAACCGCCACCATCAGTTGACGGGCGGCACGGCCAACGTGGTACTGGGATTCAAGCCCGAGCTGTGGCGCGCCGCTTGCCCCGGCTGCGTGCCGGACAACATGGCATCGTTCGCGCAAGACCTGGTGGGCGCCAACGGCAAGACGGCGCCGGCCACCCAGCACGATTTCTGGGTCTGGATCACGCAGTCGAACGCGGCCACCCTGTACGACAGCATGCGCACGACGCTCACGTTACTGAGTCCCTTCGCCGAACTGGCCAGCGAGCAGGTGTGTTTTCCGTATCACAATAACGTGACCTTCGACGGCTTTGCCGATGGCGTCGCCAATCCGAATCCGTTCCGTGCCAATGGCGTGGCCATCATTCCGGACGGCGAGGCGGGCGCGGGCGGCTCCACCGTGCTGCTGCAGAAATGGCGCATGGACGTGGAGCGCCTGCGCGCCTTGCCCGTGCACGCGGCCGAGCAGGTGTGGGGCCGCACCAAGGCCGGCAGCCATGAATTGTCGCCGCTGCCCGTCGATTCCCACGTGGGCCGCAACCAGTTCATCCGCGATGGCGAGGAAGCCGACATCGTGCGCCGCAATGCCAATTACGCCAATGCGAGCGAGGCGGGCGTCATGTTCGTCGGTTTCTGCAAGGACATCACGGTGACCATGGGCATGCTGCGGCAAATGTATGGCGTAGGCTATGATGGCGTCACCAAGACGGACAGGCTGCTGGATTTTTCCACGGCGCTGTCGTCGGCGATCTATTTCGTGCCCAGCATCGATGCCTTGCTGGCCGTGGGTATTTCGCCGGCGGATCCCGGCTAAGGGCCGCTCCGGCGGTTCCGATTTTTACTTTTACTAGGAGTTTTTCATGCGTATTCGTCCCGCCACCTTGCTGTCCGCCCTGATCTTCGGCAGCGTCGTCTTCAGCGCTTCCGCCTCCGCCGTCGGCCTGGGTTTCCTGGCCGATACGCCGATGGCTTATCTGAACAAGAATGACAAGCCCGTCTTCGTGAAGGCCGTCACCGACGTGCTCAATGACAAGAAGGATGGCGAAACCGTGCAATGGAGCAATGAAGGCTTGCGCAATTCCGTGCGCATCGCCGCCGACATCACGGCCAGCGACACGGAAAAGACGGATGCGCAAACCTGCCGCAAGGTGCAGGTGGGCTTGAGCGCCAAAGGCCAGGAACAGACCCTCAAGCTGAAGGTCTGCAAGGCCGGCACGGCCGCGTGGAAAGTGGCAAAGAGCTGATCGTCCGTGTTGCTCCCTTGCCGGTTCCGCACCGGCAAGGTGCGACTTTCCTCTAGGTAAGTCTGGCAGCGGTTAGAATCACGCTTTACCCTCACTTTTCTCACCTGCATGCAGCAAAGTCGCCTCCTGTTCTTCCGCCTGGCCGGCCAGTTTCGCCGCTATGGCGCCATCGTTGCCGCCACCTTGCTGGCCGTGGGCGTGGCGTCCGCCACCGATGTGTTGTTAATCCGTCAGTTGCAAAACGTCGTCGACGCCATGCGCGCGACGGCCAGCACGCAGGCTGCGCCCGCGTCCGGCGTGATGGGCATGTTGCAGGGCTGGGTCGACCGTTTCTTGCCGGCACAGGCGGGGCAGGTGGACTTGTGGGTGATTCCCGCCACCATCCTGGGCCTGGCCGTGCTGCGCATGGTGTCGAGCTTTGCCGGCGATTACGGTTCCGTATGGCTCTCGAGCCGGGTGCAGGCCGATTTGCGCGAAAAAATGTTCGCCACCAT is part of the Janthinobacterium sp. 67 genome and harbors:
- a CDS encoding FdhF/YdeP family oxidoreductase; amino-acid sequence: MSKPKSDARIAPYTHAAAGWGALKYVAINLFKEKVSAGNYRSLFEQNQPDGFDCPGCAWPDREHASTFEFCENGVKAVAAESTSKRVRPEFFQEHTVTELMEQSDYDLEQHGRLTDPMVYDAASDKYQAISWDDAFALVAHHLHALDDPNQAAFYTSGRASNEAAFLYQLFVRAYGTNNFPDCSNLCHEATSRGLPETVGIGKGTVLLDDFEHADTLLLFGQNPATNHPRMLGELREASRRGATIVSINPLHERGLERFTSPQHPLEMLTGGSTNICSLFICPTLGGDFALIKAMAKRVVELDDEAIAHGQERVLDCAFIAEHTTGFDAFAADLRAENWDLLLAESGVARDKIEELTQIYVKGKAVIATWGMGVTQHKNSLATVQILSNLMMMRGNIGKRGAGLCPVRGHSNVQGDRTMGIEEQPTKEFLDRLGLVFNFEPPRHHGYDAVGTIAAMLEKKVKVFVALGGNFSMATPDTPRTWDALRSCDLTVHISTKLNRSHLVHGKDALILPTLGRTEIDVQEGVAQGVTVEDSMSMVHISFGMNQPASPNLRSEIAIVAGMAQATIGSEKIDWLRYAGNYARLRDSIEQVFEDFFDYNLRVAKPGGFHLKIASRERVWKTDSGKAQFLVNAIELDTPIHRARQQYGERLMVLMTTRSHDQYNTTIYAMDDRYRGVFGQRRVVFINKDDLAMLGFAAGDWVDLIGVWHDGIERRADRFLLVEYDIPRGCIGAYYPETNPLVPLDSVGEGSRTPTFKSIPVLLSPSAALS
- a CDS encoding cytochrome ubiquinol oxidase subunit I — encoded protein: MFGFDTLDLSRAQFAMTAIFHILWPILTISLSLFLFVVEALWLRTSDPVYYRHARFWSKLLVLNFAVGVVSGIPLEFQFGTNWAPFSHHSGQFIGNILGFEGAMAFMLEAGFIGVMMFGWGRVPKGVHLFATGMVALGSSISSFWIMVANSWMQTPAGVRVLDGKIIVTDYVAAIFNPDMAWAVGHMWVAAVETGLFVIAGISAWYMFKRREPAFFARSFKLALMLLLVIAPLQVWLGDSSGVDVFKTQPAKGAAIEGHWHMNRDGEGAAWSLLAWPNQAEQKNDWSIEVPGMLSVIATHSATGKITGLADIAREDQPPMLPLLYYAFRAMAGIGMWFVLLSFWTFVAWRKVGGRVQEFVRQRKLLLAWVLTIPLPYIAVECGWIVREVGRQPWVVYGLLRTRDAVSDVAAHAVAGSMLMFCVFYIVLFVTFFVFAKKWLQQGPDVALPLPDTAHAAGY
- a CDS encoding Dyp-type peroxidase produces the protein MAIPQSMLSVVARDEVHLQFNVKAGVDLRQLFKLLGKLWESEVTGILDPTLNRHHQLTGGTANVVLGFKPELWRAACPGCVPDNMASFAQDLVGANGKTAPATQHDFWVWITQSNAATLYDSMRTTLTLLSPFAELASEQVCFPYHNNVTFDGFADGVANPNPFRANGVAIIPDGEAGAGGSTVLLQKWRMDVERLRALPVHAAEQVWGRTKAGSHELSPLPVDSHVGRNQFIRDGEEADIVRRNANYANASEAGVMFVGFCKDITVTMGMLRQMYGVGYDGVTKTDRLLDFSTALSSAIYFVPSIDALLAVGISPADPG
- the moaA gene encoding GTP 3',8-cyclase MoaA → MNTIRYPQPDESEPCVDMLGRPLTDLRISVIDQCNFRCTYCMPAELYPSDYPFLPSSERLSFEQIETMARAFVRLGVDKIRITGGEPLLRKNLEQLIETLARLTTPDGRAVSIALTTNGSLLAAKARSLKDAGLDRVTVSLDSLDNGIFQRMNGVDFPVEKVLHGIAVAQAVGLNPVKVNMVVQKGVNDSQIVPLARHFRHTGVNLRLIEFMDVGGIGAWSRTHIVTSEAARALIAAEFPLESLGNGKPMSHETASRYRYLDGGGEVGFISSVSQPFCGDCSRVRVSSDGKLFTCLFAQDGLDLRPLLDSAQGLETALRQHWQRRGDRYSEVRGALAQLGGRKQYPTVRMSLVGG
- a CDS encoding aminotransferase-like domain-containing protein, which gives rise to MKLYEKLVGDIEQLVAKGVLLPGERIPSVRQTSQQHKLSITTVLRAYVKLESMGVIESRPQSGYFVRARAGDARATDLCMQASQPSTVPAEVHVSRLVLSTLRSIGLHDAIPLGSPYPDPSLFPWERINQYAGAVARRNRAWNVTDDLPPGNPQLIREIARRYMENGLAVDPDEIIVTVGATEAINLCLQAVAKPGDTIAVESPTFYAMLMAVERLGMKVVEVSTDPYDGISIEALADIMARQPIAAVMVMPNFQNPLGFQMSDQRKRALVQLLEQHDVPAIENGVYNELYYGDAHPSSLKSWDRKGMVLHCSSFSKSLSSAQRVGWALAGRYRGRVEELKFLNTLATSSFPQLAIAEYLQNDGYEQHLRRTRKAYAQQARIMAAAVLRFFPAGTKISHPQGGYVLWVELPGDIDSMQLYRRALECKITVGPGRMFSVSQAYRHCIRLNYSYPWSVGVEQAIILLGKLITEFL
- a CDS encoding helix-turn-helix domain-containing protein is translated as MHKEDKEEGIDAALIALLALLWEARREAPEKPWSLAKLAKRAGIQMSTLLRQLNALSSAGLVTVATAESGGGSASLSTAGAELCASVFAPPAAD